A genomic segment from Biomphalaria glabrata chromosome 16, xgBioGlab47.1, whole genome shotgun sequence encodes:
- the LOC106050535 gene encoding galactose-3-O-sulfotransferase 4-like, whose product MTKQEKESYAWFRVYNVINPCLPSIGGTMRLLRKRKTLCIVLVVLAVFLSLMLSHTIVLDLSGAIRIQDLSPRNVMGHIGYIGVGLTQPKECKPARNVAFVKTHKAGSTTIANILMRYGMANDLNFALPNTKLHSYGYNYISRAGEVLTRDFIIPLPAGQEYNILFNHAIYNRTAFRLIMPKNTTYITILREPFQQFVSTFEYYRVEKYFAKRGYQIPESENPISTFLKNPYLYDRSTALFSYIRNKQSEDLGLNRQHYKNPNQLKEYIEAMDKDFTLVMILEYFDESLLLLKHALCWSIKDILYITHNVNYKKPKRNFTDADLANHRKMSHLDYELYSHFFRKFWDKLQSQGDDFFKELAHFKSLLHRVNQSCYARRSFHVKKTKWHSSFTVNKTDCRILMLPELVSLDLLYNRTSQKFKLAPNLNYVVRYGRKNQAAQTERLTVNATGT is encoded by the coding sequence TATCGTCTTGGTGGTACTCGCTGTATTCTTGTCTTTGATGTTGAGTCATACGATCGTCCTGGACCTTTCTGGTGCCATCAGGATACAGGATCTCAGCCCCAGGAATGTGATGGGTCACATCGGATACATCGGCGTCGGCTTGACGCAGCCCAAGGAGTGCAAGCCCGCGCGCAACGTGGCCTTCGTGAAGACCCACAAGGCCGGCAGCACCACCATCGCCAACATCCTCATGAGGTACGGCATGGCCAACGACCTGAACTTCGCACTGCCCAACACCAAGCTGCATTCGTATGGTTATAACTACATCTCCCGAGCAGGCGAGGTGTTGACGAGAGACTTCATTATTCCGCTTCCGGCAGGGCAGGAATACAACATCCTGTTCAACCACGCCATTTACAACAGAACAGCCTTCCGCCTCATCATGCCTAAAAACACAACATATATCACCATACTGAGGGAACCCTTTCAGCAATTCGTATCCACCTTTGAGTACTATCGCGTGGAAAAGTATTTCGCCAAAAGGGGTTACCAAATTCCAGAATCAGAAAATCCTATATCAACTTTCCTCAAAAACCCATACTTGTATGACAGAAGCACTGCTTTGTTTTCCTATATAAGGAATAAGCAGTCTGAAGATCTGGGTTTAAACAGACAGCATTATAAAAACCCAAACCAACTTAAAGAATATATTGAGGCTATGGATAAAGACTTTACCCTGGTGATGATCCTGGAGTATTTCGATGAGTCGCTGCTCCTTCTAAAGCACGCGCTCTGTTGGAGCATAAAGGACATCCTGTACATCACCCACAACGTCAACTACAAAAAACCCAAGCGGAACTTCACGGACGCTGATCTTGCCAATCACCGGAAGATGAGCCACCTGGACTACGAGCTCTATTCCCACTTCTTCAGAAAGTTCTGGGACAAGCTTCAGTCCCAAGGGGACGACTTCTTCAAAGAGCTGGCCCACTTCAAGTCTCTACTCCACCGCGTCAACCAGAGCTGCTACGCCCGGCGGAGTTTCCAcgtaaaaaaaacgaaatggcACAGCAGTTTCACCGTCAACAAGACAGACTGCAGAATTCTGATGCTGCCCGAGCtcgtcagtctagatcttctttACAACAGGACCAGCCAAAAGTTTAAATTAGCACCGAATCTGAATTACGTTGTACGGTACGGCAGGAAGAACCAAGCGGCCCAGACAGAACGTTTAACTGTGAATGCAACCGGTACCTAA